One region of Aminobacterium colombiense DSM 12261 genomic DNA includes:
- a CDS encoding DUF3798 domain-containing protein produces the protein MNKQKLIVLVIVLLVAVGGWMMMGNKPQEQAPAPQPQAEQPAEPAPAEKPAEAPAEAPAEQPAEEKPAEAPAPAEKPAEAPAEKAAFHIGICTGTVSQSEDDLRGAERLIEEYGSVSDGGMIQHITYPDNFMVEMETTIAQISGLADDPLMKAIIVNQAIPGTTEAFRRVREKRSDILLFAGEAHEDPGVIESAADLVINCDNIARGYLIVDAAKKMGAKEFVHISFPRHMSYELLSRRRNIMEEACNDLGIGFHFETAPDPTSDVGVAGAQQFILEKVPAWLEKYGKDTAFFCTNDAHTEPLLKRIAEEGGYFVEADLPSPLMGYPGALGIELSDVKGDWPAILKRVEEAVDAKGGAKRMGTWAYSYGYTTTAALGEFARRVLEGAVEVENMEALFECYGKYTPGAKWNGSLYTDIATGVVKNNHILVYQDTYVFGLGYLGMTEVEVPEKYFSIK, from the coding sequence ATGAACAAACAGAAACTTATCGTTTTAGTTATTGTTCTTTTAGTTGCTGTAGGTGGTTGGATGATGATGGGGAACAAACCTCAGGAACAGGCACCTGCTCCACAGCCCCAGGCTGAACAGCCTGCGGAGCCGGCACCAGCGGAGAAGCCAGCTGAGGCACCAGCAGAAGCTCCAGCGGAACAGCCGGCTGAAGAGAAACCTGCAGAAGCACCTGCACCTGCTGAAAAGCCAGCAGAAGCTCCAGCAGAAAAAGCTGCATTCCATATTGGCATTTGCACTGGTACAGTTTCACAGTCCGAAGATGACCTTCGGGGGGCAGAGCGGCTTATCGAAGAATACGGCAGTGTCAGCGATGGCGGTATGATCCAGCACATTACCTATCCGGACAATTTCATGGTTGAAATGGAAACCACTATTGCCCAGATTTCAGGGTTGGCAGACGATCCTCTGATGAAAGCTATCATCGTGAACCAGGCGATTCCAGGAACAACAGAGGCCTTCAGAAGAGTTCGTGAAAAACGCTCTGATATCCTTCTTTTCGCTGGCGAGGCTCACGAAGATCCAGGGGTTATCGAATCAGCGGCAGACCTTGTCATCAACTGTGACAATATAGCTCGTGGATATCTTATTGTAGATGCGGCGAAGAAAATGGGAGCAAAAGAATTTGTTCATATTTCCTTCCCTCGTCACATGAGCTATGAGCTTCTTTCTCGCCGTCGTAACATTATGGAAGAGGCATGCAACGATCTTGGCATAGGCTTCCATTTTGAAACGGCTCCAGACCCGACAAGCGACGTGGGAGTTGCAGGTGCACAGCAGTTTATTCTTGAGAAAGTTCCCGCCTGGCTTGAGAAGTATGGGAAAGATACGGCATTCTTCTGTACAAATGACGCTCATACAGAACCCTTGCTGAAGAGGATCGCAGAAGAGGGCGGATATTTTGTAGAAGCGGATCTTCCTTCACCTTTGATGGGATATCCTGGCGCTCTTGGCATTGAACTATCTGATGTGAAGGGTGACTGGCCCGCAATTCTCAAGAGAGTGGAAGAGGCAGTTGACGCTAAAGGCGGAGCAAAGAGAATGGGGACATGGGCATACTCTTATGGCTATACTACCACTGCTGCCCTTGGCGAATTTGCCAGGAGAGTACTGGAAGGTGCTGTAGAGGTTGAAAATATGGAAGCACTTTTCGAATGTTACGGAAAATATACTCCAGGGGCTAAGTGGAACGGAAGCCTTTACACCGATATTGCTACTGGCGTAGTGAAAAACAACCATATCCTTGTCTATCAGGATACTTACGTGTTTGGCCTTGGTTACCTTGGAATGACTGAAGTAGAGGTACCGGAGAAATATTTCTCCATTAAATAA
- a CDS encoding sugar ABC transporter ATP-binding protein — protein sequence MALSEPLLKMENIGKAYFGNRVLKDVSFTLEKGQILGLVGENGAGKSTLMNILFGMPVIQETGGYEGKFFINGQEAQFKSPFDALDAGIGMVHQEFSLIPGFTAAENIVLNRESTQYNFLVESFGDRLRTLNTEEMRQRGENAIEKLNVVISPDTLVSEMPVGHKQFTEIAREIDKKKTQLLVLDEPTAVLTESEAEILLASMRKLAALGIAIVFISHRLHEVIDVCDKIVVLRDGQVVHETTPAKTNVMEIATHMVGRSIEAAFARDETERSLAGNILKVEHLWVDMPGETVRDVSFTVKEGEIFGIGGLAGQGKLGIANGIMGMYPSGGTVTFDETPIILNDPRSPLSVGIASVSEDRRGVGLLLEEPISWNVIFTALQMQQKYLKPVLGGLFKIRDEEAIREVTKKYIDTLEIKCTGDYQRVQELSGGNQQKVCLAKAFALHPKLLFVSEPTRGIDVGAKRVVLDTLREYNQKRGTTIVMISSELEELRSICDRIAIVNEGKIAGTRPATCPSTEFGLLMLGEIKNGAEKVSV from the coding sequence ATGGCTCTATCTGAACCCTTATTGAAGATGGAAAATATCGGTAAAGCGTATTTTGGCAACAGAGTGTTAAAAGATGTAAGTTTCACCCTCGAGAAGGGACAAATCCTTGGACTTGTTGGAGAAAATGGTGCGGGGAAATCCACTTTAATGAACATCCTTTTCGGGATGCCTGTAATACAGGAAACAGGTGGTTACGAAGGCAAGTTTTTTATTAACGGCCAGGAAGCTCAATTTAAAAGTCCCTTTGATGCTCTTGATGCGGGAATAGGAATGGTCCATCAGGAGTTTTCCCTTATTCCAGGATTTACTGCAGCAGAAAACATCGTTCTAAACAGAGAATCTACTCAGTACAACTTTCTTGTGGAATCCTTCGGAGACAGACTTCGCACTCTTAATACTGAAGAAATGAGACAACGGGGAGAAAATGCCATTGAAAAGCTCAATGTTGTGATAAGTCCTGATACCCTTGTTTCAGAAATGCCTGTAGGGCATAAGCAATTTACGGAGATTGCCAGGGAAATCGATAAGAAAAAAACACAGCTTCTTGTCCTTGATGAGCCAACGGCTGTATTGACGGAATCAGAGGCCGAGATACTACTTGCATCCATGCGCAAGTTGGCAGCCCTTGGCATTGCTATTGTTTTTATCTCCCACAGACTTCATGAAGTGATTGATGTCTGCGATAAGATAGTGGTTTTGCGGGATGGGCAGGTTGTTCATGAAACAACGCCGGCCAAAACGAATGTTATGGAAATAGCAACCCATATGGTTGGTAGAAGCATTGAGGCAGCCTTTGCCAGGGATGAGACAGAGAGGTCCCTTGCGGGTAATATCCTCAAGGTAGAGCATCTTTGGGTGGATATGCCCGGAGAAACGGTGCGTGACGTATCTTTCACGGTAAAAGAAGGGGAAATATTTGGAATCGGAGGATTGGCCGGCCAGGGAAAATTAGGAATAGCCAATGGTATTATGGGGATGTATCCATCAGGGGGAACTGTCACCTTTGATGAAACTCCAATAATATTGAATGATCCCCGATCCCCGTTATCTGTAGGCATAGCTTCTGTATCGGAAGACCGTCGAGGAGTGGGACTCCTTCTTGAAGAACCCATCTCATGGAATGTTATTTTTACGGCACTCCAGATGCAGCAAAAATATTTAAAGCCAGTTTTAGGTGGTTTATTTAAGATTCGAGATGAGGAAGCAATCAGGGAAGTCACTAAAAAATATATTGATACTCTAGAAATTAAATGTACTGGGGATTATCAGCGGGTTCAGGAGCTTTCTGGAGGAAATCAGCAGAAGGTGTGTTTAGCAAAGGCCTTTGCTCTCCATCCGAAATTGCTATTTGTTTCAGAGCCCACTCGAGGCATAGATGTAGGGGCTAAGAGAGTAGTTCTTGATACCTTGAGGGAATATAACCAAAAACGGGGAACAACAATTGTTATGATTTCTTCGGAGCTTGAAGAGCTGCGTTCCATATGTGACAGAATTGCTATTGTCAATGAAGGGAAAATTGCAGGAACCCGTCCTGCAACATGCCCCTCTACAGAGTTTGGTCTGCTGATGCTTGGTGAAATCAAAAACGGGGCAGAAAAGGTGAGTGTATGA
- a CDS encoding ABC transporter permease subunit has product MNSLRNFVEKAGWPRVIIGLFLIGLFVMAPFVRVRVDTSISDTLVRFGMNGVMVLAMVPMIQAGCGLNFGLPLGIIAGLLGAVTSIEIGITGLMGVLTAMAIAAPIAVVLGWLYGQLLNRVKGGEMMIATYVGFSSVAFMCIMWLVLPYKSPNMVWGYAGTGLRTTISVDGYWNRAISDILSFKLGNFFYCPTGMILFFALLCFVMWLFMKTRVGTAMTTVGSNPEYAKAAGVDVNKMRTLSVILSTVLGAIGIIIYEQSFGFIQLYMGPFYMAFPAVAAILIGGASVNKASIFNVVVGTILFQGILTMTPSVINSLIETDMSEVIRIIVSNGMILYALTRAVKVKS; this is encoded by the coding sequence ATGAATAGCTTACGAAATTTTGTAGAAAAAGCCGGTTGGCCCAGAGTTATTATAGGCCTTTTCCTCATCGGCCTTTTTGTCATGGCACCCTTTGTCAGGGTTCGCGTAGATACGTCCATCAGTGATACCCTTGTCCGTTTTGGCATGAATGGGGTCATGGTTTTGGCCATGGTTCCCATGATCCAGGCAGGATGCGGGCTTAATTTCGGTTTGCCTCTAGGGATCATTGCCGGTCTTTTAGGAGCAGTAACAAGTATCGAAATAGGCATAACAGGTCTTATGGGAGTGCTCACAGCCATGGCCATCGCTGCTCCCATAGCGGTTGTACTTGGCTGGCTCTATGGACAGCTGCTCAATAGAGTCAAGGGTGGCGAAATGATGATCGCTACCTACGTTGGTTTTTCCTCTGTTGCTTTTATGTGTATCATGTGGCTTGTCCTTCCATATAAAAGCCCGAACATGGTGTGGGGGTATGCGGGAACTGGGTTGAGAACCACTATTTCCGTGGATGGCTACTGGAACAGAGCCATTAGTGACATACTTTCTTTTAAGTTAGGTAACTTTTTCTATTGCCCCACAGGTATGATTCTCTTTTTCGCACTTCTGTGTTTTGTAATGTGGCTATTCATGAAGACGAGAGTTGGAACGGCTATGACCACTGTAGGGTCGAATCCTGAATATGCAAAAGCGGCTGGGGTGGATGTGAATAAAATGAGGACCCTTTCAGTCATCCTCTCTACTGTTCTTGGCGCAATTGGGATCATCATATATGAACAGAGTTTTGGCTTCATACAGCTGTATATGGGGCCTTTTTACATGGCTTTCCCCGCGGTAGCCGCTATTCTCATAGGGGGAGCATCGGTAAACAAAGCGTCTATCTTCAATGTTGTTGTTGGTACAATCTTGTTTCAAGGCATTCTGACCATGACTCCATCGGTCATTAATAGCCTCATTGAGACTGACATGTCAGAAGTCATACGGATCATAGTATCCAACGGTATGATTCTGTATGCTCTCACGAGGGCGGTGAAAGTGAAATCATGA
- a CDS encoding ABC transporter permease, which produces MTKKTSFQDNLIHFLISNAVPIIFIALSAVAIPISRFSPQYLVQEMLVRLARDSFLVLSLLIPIMAGMGLNFGMVLGAMAGEIGLILITDWNVVGIPGMLLAMIISTPLAIFLGWMCGVILNKAKGREMVTSFILGFFMNGVYQLIVLYGFGSVFPIKSPDLVLSRGFGIRNVTNLENIRKCLDNFIPLTIGGVSIPVATFLVIAVFCIFVVWFRKTKLGQDMRAVGQDMEVADSAGIPVERTRIISIVISTVLACYGQILFLQNIGTMNTYNSHEQAGMFAIAALLVGGASVTKATIPNVFLGVVLFHLMFVVSPMAGKYLIGEAQLGEYFRVFVSYGIIAIALVLHAWRRQRDKERARRALRGNA; this is translated from the coding sequence ATGACAAAAAAAACGTCTTTTCAGGATAATTTGATCCATTTTCTTATTAGCAACGCCGTTCCAATCATATTCATAGCTCTAAGCGCAGTTGCTATTCCAATATCGCGGTTCTCACCCCAATATTTGGTACAGGAGATGCTTGTGCGCCTAGCCCGAGACTCTTTTCTTGTCCTTTCCCTTCTTATTCCAATTATGGCAGGCATGGGGCTGAATTTTGGTATGGTGTTAGGGGCGATGGCTGGAGAAATAGGGCTCATTCTTATTACAGACTGGAACGTGGTGGGCATTCCCGGAATGCTTTTGGCCATGATCATATCAACTCCGCTGGCTATCTTCCTTGGATGGATGTGCGGTGTGATTCTGAACAAGGCTAAGGGGCGCGAAATGGTAACATCTTTTATACTGGGATTTTTCATGAATGGCGTCTACCAGCTTATTGTCCTATATGGTTTTGGAAGTGTCTTTCCTATTAAGAGCCCTGATCTTGTTCTATCAAGAGGATTCGGCATTCGCAATGTAACCAATCTTGAAAACATACGAAAATGCCTCGATAATTTTATTCCACTCACCATAGGAGGCGTCTCTATTCCTGTTGCGACATTTTTAGTCATCGCTGTCTTTTGTATCTTTGTGGTATGGTTCCGCAAAACAAAGTTGGGGCAGGATATGCGGGCAGTGGGGCAGGATATGGAAGTTGCCGATTCTGCAGGTATCCCTGTGGAGCGGACCCGCATCATTTCTATAGTTATATCCACTGTTCTCGCTTGTTACGGACAGATACTCTTCTTACAGAACATAGGTACCATGAATACCTATAACAGTCATGAGCAGGCTGGGATGTTTGCTATCGCTGCCCTTCTTGTTGGAGGAGCGAGTGTTACGAAAGCTACCATTCCCAATGTTTTTCTAGGGGTTGTGCTTTTCCATCTCATGTTTGTAGTTTCGCCTATGGCTGGCAAGTATCTCATTGGCGAGGCGCAGTTAGGTGAGTACTTTAGAGTCTTTGTTTCCTATGGAATTATTGCAATAGCTCTTGTGCTTCATGCATGGCGCCGGCAGCGGGATAAAGAGCGGGCACGGCGGGCTTTGCGTGGAAATGCCTAA
- a CDS encoding DUF6672 family protein has translation MRRMTVNVGLIIFFVIFSIFLYNAGKGYNLLIDNKAITMDGKDLAPYPWVRVNISTARKPVFLKAGGRDVLFVVGKSHTIHVEIMDEKKNVVKEIEKKFKLTRQSGDFLSIPALGEDMPQWIQKRS, from the coding sequence ATGAGGCGAATGACAGTAAACGTGGGATTGATCATATTTTTTGTAATTTTTTCTATATTTCTTTATAACGCTGGAAAAGGGTACAATTTGCTTATAGATAACAAAGCCATAACCATGGACGGGAAAGACCTGGCTCCGTATCCATGGGTAAGAGTTAATATAAGCACGGCAAGAAAGCCAGTCTTTCTGAAAGCCGGCGGACGGGATGTTCTTTTTGTTGTTGGGAAATCCCACACCATCCATGTAGAGATCATGGATGAAAAGAAAAATGTTGTTAAGGAAATAGAGAAAAAGTTTAAATTGACTCGCCAGTCAGGAGATTTTTTAAGTATCCCAGCCCTGGGAGAAGATATGCCCCAATGGATTCAAAAACGTTCTTAA
- a CDS encoding nitroreductase family protein — protein sequence MEKRAKTEYPIHELLCSRWSPRAFTKQIPSKDQLLSLFEAARWAPSCYNDQPWFFIIATKENIKEFEVMLSCLVEQNQVWAQHVPVLVIGIARTVFALNGKINHYAFHDLGMAIQNMALQATAMGLAVHPMAGFSKSCIRKTYNIPEEYDPMTAIAIGYPGTPDELPELLKQEELEPRERKRVREFVFTRAWGKKFTD from the coding sequence ATGGAAAAAAGAGCGAAAACTGAGTATCCGATACACGAACTTCTTTGCAGTCGGTGGAGCCCAAGAGCATTTACAAAGCAGATTCCGAGTAAAGATCAACTTCTATCTCTTTTCGAAGCTGCCCGGTGGGCTCCGTCATGTTACAATGATCAACCCTGGTTTTTCATTATAGCTACAAAGGAAAACATTAAAGAATTTGAGGTCATGCTTTCATGCCTCGTAGAACAGAATCAGGTTTGGGCCCAACATGTTCCTGTCCTTGTAATTGGCATAGCAAGAACGGTCTTTGCACTCAATGGAAAAATAAACCACTATGCCTTCCACGATCTTGGGATGGCCATACAGAACATGGCCCTTCAAGCAACGGCTATGGGGTTAGCTGTTCATCCCATGGCGGGATTTTCCAAATCATGTATACGAAAAACCTATAACATACCGGAAGAATACGATCCCATGACCGCAATAGCGATAGGATATCCTGGAACCCCTGACGAGCTGCCTGAGCTACTAAAACAAGAAGAGCTGGAACCCCGGGAACGGAAAAGGGTTCGTGAATTTGTTTTTACCCGGGCGTGGGGGAAAAAATTTACAGATTAG
- the mnmE gene encoding tRNA uridine-5-carboxymethylaminomethyl(34) synthesis GTPase MnmE: protein MSEDIIAAISTAWGEAGIAIVRLSGFNSRELADEVVHGIRPLSETPPRVLRNGYLLDEKKEPIDQVLFSWFRAPKSYTGEEMVEISTHGGTLVAQKCLESLIGKGARLAEPGEFTRRAFLNGKIDLSQAEAVLGIIRSKSEEALRAATRTLRGELSSFAKDIYNEMLTISSSIEVGLDFPEEDIPFIENEGVESALYTLKQGLEDLLDRCNTGFLLREGIRVALVGRPNVGKSSLLNALLKESRAIVTAIPGTTRDLIEEVLTYRGIPIRLVDTAGIGAPGDEIEAMGIARAEKAMMEADVRIWVIDGSEPLTPADLALVQKISATNHIVTINKADLPLVISEEMINGLLPQSPVFVISAEKREGIEALKDAIVTNIAGGGTLTSGLNASSRQVEEIRKAIQALGQGISALNEGMGQDVVAACLYDGRTCMERLLGLSVDDALLETIFSQFCVGK, encoded by the coding sequence ATGTCAGAAGATATTATTGCCGCTATTTCAACAGCCTGGGGGGAAGCCGGCATTGCCATAGTCAGGCTCTCGGGATTTAATTCACGAGAACTTGCTGATGAGGTAGTGCATGGCATTCGACCTTTGTCAGAAACTCCCCCGCGCGTTTTACGGAATGGATATCTCCTTGATGAAAAGAAAGAACCTATAGATCAGGTTCTTTTCTCGTGGTTTAGGGCCCCTAAAAGTTACACAGGGGAAGAGATGGTTGAAATATCAACTCATGGCGGAACGCTGGTCGCTCAAAAATGCCTGGAGTCCCTTATCGGGAAGGGGGCAAGATTGGCCGAGCCAGGGGAATTTACCCGTCGCGCTTTTCTGAACGGGAAAATTGACCTCTCACAAGCTGAAGCGGTATTAGGCATAATCAGGTCTAAAAGCGAAGAAGCCCTTCGCGCAGCGACACGTACCCTAAGAGGGGAACTTTCCAGCTTTGCAAAGGATATTTATAATGAGATGCTCACAATCTCGTCTTCTATCGAAGTTGGCCTTGATTTTCCCGAAGAAGATATCCCTTTTATAGAAAACGAAGGAGTCGAGTCTGCTCTTTACACTTTGAAACAAGGGCTGGAAGACTTACTGGATCGGTGTAATACTGGTTTTCTCCTTCGGGAAGGAATTCGCGTTGCCCTGGTAGGCCGACCTAACGTGGGAAAATCTTCTCTTCTTAATGCCTTACTCAAGGAATCCAGGGCTATTGTTACAGCCATACCTGGAACTACGAGAGATTTGATCGAAGAAGTTCTTACATACCGCGGCATCCCTATTCGATTGGTTGATACTGCGGGCATTGGCGCCCCTGGAGATGAAATAGAGGCTATGGGAATAGCTCGAGCTGAAAAAGCTATGATGGAGGCTGACGTAAGAATCTGGGTTATTGACGGAAGTGAACCTTTAACCCCTGCAGATCTCGCCCTTGTTCAAAAAATATCGGCAACCAACCATATCGTAACCATTAACAAGGCCGATCTTCCACTCGTTATTTCAGAAGAAATGATAAACGGGCTATTGCCTCAGAGTCCTGTCTTCGTCATCTCGGCAGAAAAAAGAGAAGGAATAGAGGCTTTAAAAGATGCTATTGTCACTAATATTGCCGGTGGGGGAACATTGACATCGGGCCTCAATGCTTCTTCCCGTCAAGTAGAGGAGATTCGCAAAGCTATCCAGGCTCTTGGCCAGGGAATATCTGCCCTTAACGAAGGGATGGGACAAGATGTAGTCGCCGCATGCCTTTATGACGGGCGAACCTGTATGGAGCGACTGCTGGGCCTTTCTGTCGATGACGCCCTTTTGGAAACTATTTTCAGCCAGTTTTGTGTGGGAAAATAG
- a CDS encoding PLP-dependent aminotransferase family protein, with the protein MSKVWEENFSYNAKNVRPSPVREMLAVIKQPGMISFAGGMPAPEIFPVDEFYEGVHILKEDGKNLLQYGTTEGYPPLKEFLAEWTSPRMGKVAALDEMLITTGSQQALDLFSWAIIDRGDFVITEDPTYLAALSTFYNHGAEFLGVPCDGEGMQVDLLPEIIEKARKEGKKVKFIYTIVNFQNPGGSTMTLERRKKLVEISHKYSIPIFEDDPYGYVRFDGEHLPSIFSLDDAGGVIYAGSFSKILSPGSRIGWVTGSKEIIRKMTVFKQTADLCTSTIAQALVAEYCRNGHLDKHIPVIIDNYRVKRDAMQESFKRHLEPLGVSWVKPEGGFFYWLNFPQINTKDLFKKAIEKKVAFVIGEPFCTKPGSGIHNARLCYTFPSPEVTEEGVKRLAEAVQELAQIATV; encoded by the coding sequence TTGAGTAAGGTTTGGGAAGAAAATTTTAGCTACAACGCTAAGAACGTGAGGCCTTCACCTGTAAGAGAAATGCTTGCGGTTATTAAGCAACCAGGCATGATTTCCTTTGCTGGTGGAATGCCGGCACCAGAAATATTCCCCGTGGACGAATTTTACGAAGGTGTCCATATTTTAAAAGAAGATGGTAAAAATCTTCTTCAATACGGCACCACTGAAGGTTACCCCCCACTGAAAGAGTTTCTCGCAGAATGGACATCACCTCGCATGGGGAAAGTAGCCGCTTTAGACGAAATGCTTATCACCACGGGCTCTCAGCAGGCTCTTGATCTTTTTTCATGGGCAATAATCGACAGAGGAGACTTCGTTATAACGGAAGATCCTACGTATCTTGCCGCGCTATCTACATTCTATAACCATGGGGCGGAATTCCTGGGAGTTCCCTGTGACGGGGAAGGAATGCAAGTGGATCTTCTACCTGAGATCATTGAAAAGGCCCGCAAAGAGGGGAAAAAGGTAAAATTCATTTATACCATTGTTAACTTCCAGAATCCTGGCGGTTCTACTATGACTCTGGAAAGACGAAAGAAACTTGTTGAGATTTCACACAAGTACTCCATTCCCATCTTTGAAGACGATCCGTACGGGTACGTACGATTTGATGGCGAGCATTTGCCTTCTATATTCTCCCTTGACGATGCTGGCGGAGTGATTTATGCCGGCTCTTTCTCGAAGATCCTCTCTCCAGGGAGCCGTATTGGATGGGTTACGGGTTCGAAAGAAATAATTAGAAAGATGACCGTTTTCAAACAAACAGCGGATTTATGCACCAGTACCATTGCCCAGGCCCTTGTAGCCGAATATTGCAGAAACGGTCATCTTGATAAGCATATTCCCGTCATTATCGACAATTATCGCGTTAAAAGAGATGCCATGCAGGAAAGCTTTAAACGCCATTTAGAACCCCTCGGCGTTTCATGGGTTAAGCCGGAAGGTGGCTTCTTCTATTGGCTGAATTTCCCTCAAATCAATACGAAGGATCTTTTCAAAAAAGCGATTGAGAAAAAGGTTGCTTTTGTCATTGGGGAACCCTTCTGCACGAAGCCAGGAAGCGGCATTCATAATGCACGCCTCTGCTACACCTTCCCCTCGCCGGAAGTAACGGAGGAAGGGGTCAAACGTTTAGCTGAAGCAGTGCAAGAGCTTGCTCAAATAGCAACGGTATAA
- a CDS encoding M48 family metallopeptidase — MRKHLAIKILSLFIALLLIVGSAHAALSPQKANLAWERISKAAGLKTDPITIEDKKEPNAWVRFSGDSYSVHVTTGLLKILDTEDQIAGILAHETGHIKLNHYGSTVGRNLLWSLLYKSLKGNQSNELLAGLGITLAESGFSREQEVEADDYGIKLSVEAGYSAWGLVQALEKMKEAGYETSPSGFNSHPPTERRLEHARATARAYSQK; from the coding sequence ATGAGAAAACACCTTGCCATAAAAATTCTTTCACTCTTTATCGCACTATTGCTTATTGTCGGATCTGCCCATGCAGCCCTATCACCACAAAAGGCAAACCTCGCCTGGGAGCGCATATCTAAGGCTGCTGGGCTCAAGACCGATCCTATTACTATAGAAGACAAAAAAGAACCTAATGCCTGGGTTCGTTTTTCTGGAGACAGTTACTCTGTACATGTTACAACGGGCTTGCTGAAAATTCTCGACACTGAAGACCAGATCGCCGGGATTCTTGCCCATGAAACAGGACATATCAAGCTTAATCATTATGGGAGCACCGTAGGAAGGAACTTGCTCTGGAGTCTTCTTTACAAAAGCCTTAAAGGAAATCAAAGCAACGAACTTTTGGCTGGTCTTGGCATAACTCTTGCCGAGTCGGGATTTAGCCGTGAACAGGAAGTTGAAGCTGATGATTATGGTATTAAATTATCGGTAGAGGCTGGTTATAGTGCCTGGGGACTGGTACAGGCCCTTGAAAAAATGAAAGAAGCGGGATACGAAACATCCCCTAGCGGCTTCAACTCACACCCCCCAACAGAACGCCGCCTGGAACATGCCAGGGCTACTGCCCGAGCCTATAGTCAGAAATAG